One Mixta gaviniae genomic window carries:
- the bglX gene encoding beta-glucosidase BglX, whose protein sequence is MKWIYSLSLAVSLALQPAVADDMFGPHRLTPEARDAFVTDLLTKMTLDEKIGQLRLISVGPDNPKEEIREMIKHGQVGAIFNTVTRPDIRVMQDQVMQLSRLKIPLFFAYDVVHGQRTIFPIPLGLASSWDTEAVARVGRVSAFEAADDGLNMTWAPMVDVTREPRWGRGSEGFGEDTYLTAKMGGTMVEAMQGKSPADRYSLMTSVKHFALYGAIEGGRDYNTVDMSPQRMFQDYMPPYKASLDAGSGGVMVSLNAINGVPATANSWLLKDLLRDEWKFKGITISDHGAIKELIKHGVASDPQDAVRLALKSGIDMSMGDEYYSKYLPGLVKRGVVSEAEIDDAARHVLNVKYDMGLFNDPYSHLGPKGSDPADTNAESRLHRDDARDVARKSMVLLKNRLETLPLKKTGTIALIGPLADSQRDIMGSWSAAGVAKQSVTLLQGMKNATAGKATLLYAKGANITDHKGIQDFLNLYEQAVSVDSRTPQQMIDEAVATAQKADVIVAAVGEAQGMAHEASSRTDLTLPESQQKLLAALKATGKPLVLVLMNGRPLALTHEHQQADAMLETWFSGTEGGNAIADVLFGDYNPSGKLPISFPRSVGQIPIYYNHLPTGRPYNSAKPNKYTSHYYDAVNGPLFPFGYGLSYTTFTVSPVKMSSTTMPRNGKVEASVTVTNTGKRDGATVVQLFLNDEVASVSRPVKELRGFQRIMLKAGESQTVRFPIDIDALKFWNQQMKQVAEPGKFKVMIGLDSVKTQDAEFSLL, encoded by the coding sequence ATGAAATGGATTTATTCCCTGAGCCTTGCTGTTTCCCTGGCGCTGCAGCCCGCCGTTGCTGACGACATGTTTGGCCCGCATCGCCTGACGCCCGAGGCGCGCGACGCCTTTGTCACCGATCTGCTGACGAAAATGACGCTCGATGAAAAAATCGGTCAGCTGCGGCTGATCAGCGTCGGGCCGGATAACCCGAAAGAAGAAATCCGCGAGATGATCAAACATGGTCAGGTCGGCGCGATTTTCAACACCGTTACCCGTCCCGATATCCGCGTGATGCAGGATCAGGTGATGCAGCTCAGCCGCCTGAAGATTCCGCTGTTCTTCGCCTATGACGTGGTGCATGGACAGCGTACCATTTTCCCCATTCCGTTAGGGCTGGCCTCCAGCTGGGATACCGAGGCGGTGGCGCGCGTGGGACGCGTATCTGCCTTTGAAGCGGCAGACGACGGCCTGAATATGACCTGGGCGCCGATGGTGGACGTCACGCGCGAACCGCGCTGGGGCCGCGGCTCGGAAGGCTTTGGCGAAGACACCTACCTGACGGCGAAAATGGGCGGCACCATGGTCGAGGCGATGCAGGGCAAAAGCCCGGCCGATCGCTATTCGCTAATGACCAGCGTCAAGCACTTCGCGCTCTACGGCGCCATTGAGGGCGGACGCGACTACAACACCGTCGACATGAGCCCGCAGCGCATGTTCCAGGATTACATGCCGCCATATAAGGCGTCGCTCGACGCCGGCAGCGGCGGGGTGATGGTCTCCCTGAACGCCATTAACGGCGTGCCGGCCACCGCCAACAGCTGGCTGCTGAAGGATCTGCTGCGCGACGAGTGGAAGTTTAAAGGCATCACCATCAGCGATCACGGCGCGATTAAAGAGCTGATCAAACATGGTGTCGCCAGCGATCCGCAGGATGCGGTGCGGCTGGCGCTGAAGTCCGGCATCGATATGAGCATGGGCGACGAATACTACAGCAAATATCTGCCGGGGCTGGTGAAGCGCGGCGTGGTGAGCGAGGCGGAGATCGACGACGCGGCGCGCCATGTATTGAACGTGAAATATGATATGGGCCTGTTTAACGACCCTTACAGCCATCTGGGACCGAAGGGCAGCGATCCGGCGGATACCAACGCGGAAAGCCGCCTGCACCGCGACGACGCGCGCGATGTGGCGCGTAAAAGCATGGTGCTGCTGAAGAACCGCCTGGAGACGCTGCCGCTGAAGAAAACGGGCACTATCGCGCTGATCGGCCCACTGGCCGACAGCCAGCGCGACATTATGGGCAGCTGGTCGGCGGCGGGCGTGGCGAAGCAGTCGGTTACCTTACTGCAGGGCATGAAAAACGCCACCGCCGGCAAAGCGACGCTGCTTTACGCCAAAGGGGCGAACATCACCGATCACAAAGGGATCCAGGATTTCCTCAACCTTTATGAGCAGGCGGTAAGCGTCGACAGCCGCACGCCGCAGCAGATGATCGATGAAGCGGTCGCCACGGCGCAGAAAGCGGATGTGATCGTCGCAGCGGTAGGCGAGGCGCAGGGCATGGCGCATGAGGCCTCCAGCCGGACCGATCTGACGCTGCCGGAGAGCCAACAGAAGCTGCTGGCGGCGCTGAAAGCCACCGGCAAACCGCTGGTGCTGGTGCTGATGAATGGTCGCCCGCTGGCGCTGACGCACGAGCATCAGCAGGCGGATGCGATGCTGGAGACCTGGTTCAGCGGAACGGAAGGGGGCAACGCCATTGCCGATGTGCTGTTCGGCGACTATAACCCGTCCGGCAAGCTGCCGATCTCCTTCCCGCGCTCGGTAGGTCAGATCCCTATCTATTACAACCATCTGCCGACCGGCCGTCCTTATAATTCGGCTAAACCGAACAAGTACACCTCGCACTATTATGACGCCGTCAACGGGCCGCTGTTCCCCTTCGGCTACGGTCTGAGTTACACCACTTTCACGGTGTCGCCGGTGAAAATGTCGTCAACGACCATGCCGCGCAACGGCAAGGTGGAAGCGAGCGTAACGGTGACTAACACCGGCAAACGCGACGGCGCGACGGTGGTGCAGCTCTTTCTTAACGATGAAGTCGCCAGCGTCAGCCGTCCGGTGAAAGAGCTGAGAGGCTTCCAGCGCATTATGCTGAAGGCGGGCGAATCGCAGACGGTGCGTTTCCCGATAGATATCGACGCGCTGAAGTTCTGGAACCAGCAGATGAAGCAGGTAGCGGAGCCGGGCAAATTCAAAGTGATGATAGGCCTGGATTCGGTGAAAACGCAGGACGCTGAATTTAGCTTGCTGTAA
- a CDS encoding SDR family oxidoreductase, with the protein MKNKITLITGGSRGIGRATALTLAAKGHTLCINYRNQQAHAEEVVDRIQHSGGKAIALQADIAEEQQVMALFRQIDRDLGPLTGLVNNAGILKQQATIEQLDAQRIAAIFATNVGGSFLCAREAVKRMALRHGGQGGAIVNVSSAASRLGAPHEYIDYAASKGAIDTLTIGLSLEVAAQGIRVNAVRPGLIYTDMHADGGEPGRVDRVKENLPMKRGGQPEEVAEAIAWLLSEEASYVTGNFIDLAGGK; encoded by the coding sequence ATGAAAAACAAGATTACCTTAATCACCGGCGGCAGCCGCGGCATTGGACGGGCGACGGCGCTCACGCTGGCGGCAAAAGGCCATACTCTCTGCATCAACTATCGTAACCAACAGGCGCATGCCGAAGAGGTGGTCGACCGCATTCAGCACAGCGGCGGCAAAGCGATCGCGCTACAGGCGGATATCGCTGAGGAGCAGCAGGTTATGGCGCTGTTCCGGCAAATTGACCGCGATCTCGGCCCGCTGACCGGGCTGGTGAATAATGCCGGCATTCTTAAGCAGCAGGCGACCATTGAGCAGCTGGACGCGCAGCGCATCGCCGCTATTTTCGCCACCAACGTCGGCGGCAGTTTTCTCTGCGCGCGCGAGGCGGTAAAGCGTATGGCGCTGCGGCATGGCGGCCAGGGCGGCGCCATCGTCAATGTCTCTTCCGCCGCCTCGCGGCTCGGCGCGCCCCATGAGTATATTGACTATGCGGCCTCAAAAGGGGCGATTGATACGTTGACGATTGGGCTGTCGCTGGAGGTGGCCGCGCAGGGCATTCGCGTTAACGCCGTCAGGCCGGGGCTTATTTATACCGACATGCACGCCGACGGCGGCGAACCGGGACGCGTGGATCGGGTGAAGGAGAACCTGCCGATGAAGCGCGGCGGCCAGCCTGAAGAGGTGGCGGAGGCGATCGCCTGGCTGTTGTCGGAGGAAGCCTCTTATGTCACCGGCAACTTTATCGATCTGGCGGGCGGCAAATAG
- a CDS encoding DUF4440 domain-containing protein codes for MENPETLACRSVFTLHRWIETVFTRPRDEAETALTRLLESFHPDFAMVTPAGDTLTLAAVKQLFLENGGRRPGLRIDVDACSVLASAGNRVTCRYRETHHIDGVPRARWSVAVIDIEGETARWRFLQETAIV; via the coding sequence ATGGAAAACCCTGAAACCCTCGCCTGCCGCAGCGTTTTTACTCTGCATCGCTGGATTGAAACCGTTTTTACCCGCCCGCGCGACGAGGCGGAAACGGCGCTGACCCGCCTGCTGGAGAGCTTTCACCCCGATTTCGCCATGGTGACGCCCGCCGGCGACACGCTGACGCTGGCGGCAGTGAAGCAGCTGTTTCTGGAAAACGGCGGCCGCCGTCCCGGCCTGCGTATTGACGTGGACGCCTGCAGCGTGCTGGCTTCGGCGGGCAATCGCGTCACCTGCCGCTATCGCGAAACGCACCATATCGACGGCGTGCCGCGGGCGCGCTGGTCGGTGGCGGTCATTGACATAGAGGGCGAGACGGCGCGCTGGCGCTTTTTGCAAGAGACGGCCATCGTTTGA
- a CDS encoding MFS transporter, with protein MTYRYRIALIFIAGFFIDCVNIFISTVSLPAIAQQLALSPASVVWVSNSYILGLTLIIPLGPWLAARFGARATLVASMLLFSAAALLAGLADRFLTLTLFRFIQGVGGGLLIPVGQALAFSLFPAQERARLSTLIMSVALIAPAISPALGGALVDHYSWRWVLLAPLPFSLATALLAGLWVKSAAPQAKKPDWQGLLLVSLTLTLLLCGLSGYADAPSKTLPTLLLLAGVLAGLCYLRYARQRSDALIDLHIVRHPRMRFSLAVYYAIPGLFTGVNVLAAFWLQQDLGWSAEESGALMLLYAAGALGAMLVSGKLWLRLGAPRLFCAALLLHAAGIALLAPGASHWLPLAWLVMGIGGGIGANTAQATALTDFDGAALARASVVWNLNRQIAFSAGAALLTLIFTLARQHLPQPDAWRVTFAISAAAGLLPLFALPSFTKRICHGKP; from the coding sequence ATGACCTATCGTTACCGTATCGCCCTGATTTTTATCGCCGGCTTTTTTATCGACTGTGTGAATATTTTTATCTCGACCGTCTCGCTGCCCGCTATTGCGCAGCAGCTGGCGCTGTCGCCCGCCAGCGTAGTGTGGGTCAGCAACAGCTATATCCTTGGGCTGACGCTGATTATTCCGCTCGGCCCGTGGCTGGCGGCGCGCTTTGGCGCCCGGGCGACGCTGGTCGCTTCCATGCTGCTGTTTTCGGCGGCGGCGCTGCTGGCCGGGCTGGCGGATCGTTTTCTTACTCTGACGCTGTTTCGGTTTATTCAGGGCGTCGGCGGCGGTCTGCTGATCCCGGTGGGCCAGGCGCTGGCCTTTAGCCTGTTTCCGGCACAAGAGCGCGCCCGGCTCTCGACGCTGATTATGTCCGTTGCGCTGATCGCGCCGGCGATCTCCCCGGCGCTGGGCGGCGCGCTTGTCGATCACTACTCGTGGCGTTGGGTGCTGCTGGCGCCGCTGCCCTTCAGCCTGGCGACGGCGTTGCTGGCGGGGCTGTGGGTAAAAAGCGCCGCGCCGCAGGCGAAAAAGCCGGACTGGCAGGGCTTGCTGCTGGTCAGCCTGACGTTGACCCTGCTGCTCTGCGGCCTGTCGGGCTATGCCGATGCGCCGTCGAAAACGCTGCCGACGCTGCTGCTGCTGGCAGGCGTGCTGGCGGGGCTATGCTATCTCCGCTACGCCCGCCAGCGCTCCGATGCGCTGATCGATCTGCATATCGTGCGCCATCCGCGCATGCGCTTTTCGCTGGCGGTCTATTACGCCATCCCCGGCCTGTTTACCGGCGTTAATGTGCTGGCGGCCTTCTGGCTGCAGCAAGATCTCGGCTGGTCGGCGGAAGAGAGCGGCGCGCTGATGCTGCTTTACGCGGCGGGCGCGCTGGGCGCTATGCTCGTCAGCGGCAAGCTCTGGCTGCGTCTGGGGGCGCCACGCCTGTTCTGCGCCGCTCTGCTGCTGCATGCGGCAGGCATCGCATTGCTGGCGCCAGGCGCGTCGCACTGGCTGCCGCTCGCCTGGCTGGTGATGGGCATCGGCGGCGGGATCGGCGCCAATACCGCGCAGGCGACCGCACTTACCGATTTTGACGGCGCGGCGCTGGCGCGCGCCAGCGTGGTATGGAACCTTAACCGCCAGATCGCCTTTAGCGCCGGCGCGGCGCTGTTAACGCTCATCTTCACCCTGGCGCGGCAGCATCTGCCGCAGCCCGACGCCTGGCGCGTCACCTTTGCCATCAGCGCGGCGGCGGGCCTGCTGCCGCTGTTCGCGCTGCCCTCATTCACCAAAAGGATCTGTCATGGAAAACCCTGA
- a CDS encoding LysR family transcriptional regulator: protein MQNHLGRIRTFMAVAECGSFTRAAERLFVSKAMVSIDVKTLERALNAPLLIRGAKGVALTEAGQALYAEFSDIFQRVDRALERAAGRQQQLSGTLRLTSTAEFGEHFLLPLLGEFCAQHPQLQVSFYANSSLNDFMSEQLDLAVRLGTLRDSSLKSRRLASYDIKLVAAPGWLAANPLSRVEELAQVSWIANAHLASPVAWTLRHAQHPPVKIRARASYSANSASSVRAMARAGLGVALLPAWMIADDLAQRRLTLLFPDWTLPEQPVSILYPNGQALPRKSRAFIDFLLANRARLERRA from the coding sequence ATGCAAAATCATCTTGGACGCATTCGTACTTTTATGGCGGTAGCGGAGTGCGGTTCGTTTACCCGCGCGGCGGAGCGGCTGTTCGTCAGTAAGGCGATGGTCAGCATCGATGTCAAAACGCTGGAGCGGGCGCTGAACGCGCCGCTGCTGATCCGCGGCGCCAAAGGCGTGGCGCTGACCGAAGCAGGGCAGGCGCTGTACGCGGAGTTCAGCGATATCTTTCAGCGCGTCGATCGCGCGCTGGAGCGGGCGGCCGGGCGCCAGCAGCAACTCTCCGGCACGCTGCGCCTGACCTCGACCGCTGAGTTCGGCGAACATTTTCTGCTGCCGCTGCTGGGCGAGTTTTGCGCGCAGCATCCGCAGCTGCAGGTCAGCTTCTACGCCAACTCTTCGCTGAACGATTTTATGTCGGAACAGCTGGATCTGGCGGTGCGTCTGGGCACGCTGCGCGATTCATCGTTAAAAAGCCGCCGTCTGGCGAGCTACGACATCAAGCTGGTGGCGGCGCCCGGCTGGCTGGCGGCCAATCCGCTGAGCCGGGTAGAGGAGTTAGCGCAGGTTAGCTGGATCGCCAATGCGCATCTCGCCTCGCCGGTAGCGTGGACCCTGCGTCATGCGCAGCATCCGCCGGTGAAGATCCGCGCCCGGGCGAGCTACAGCGCCAACAGCGCCTCATCGGTACGCGCAATGGCGCGGGCGGGGCTGGGCGTGGCGCTGCTGCCGGCATGGATGATCGCCGACGATCTGGCGCAGCGGCGGCTGACGCTGCTGTTTCCCGACTGGACGCTGCCGGAGCAGCCTGTCAGCATCCTGTATCCTAATGGCCAGGCGCTGCCGCGCAAAAGCCGCGCCTTTATCGATTTTCTGCTGGCCAACCGCGCCCGGCTGGAGCGACGCGCATAA
- a CDS encoding ferritin-like domain-containing protein: MTMQSLNDLFVHTLSDVYSAEVQLTKALPKMAEAATETKLVEGFRQHLEETKGHIERLDQVIQALDDVEMENVTCVAMEGLIKEGEEIIQEVEEGPVRDAGLIVAAQKVEHYEISSYGSLMALAKNLGYDNVVSILKNTLDEEKATDEKLTMLAEQQVNQHAA; encoded by the coding sequence ATGACTATGCAATCACTAAACGATCTGTTTGTTCATACCTTGAGCGATGTTTACAGTGCTGAAGTCCAGTTAACCAAGGCGCTGCCGAAAATGGCGGAAGCCGCCACTGAAACAAAACTTGTCGAAGGCTTCAGGCAACATCTGGAAGAGACCAAAGGCCATATCGAGCGTCTCGATCAGGTTATCCAGGCGCTCGACGATGTGGAAATGGAAAATGTTACCTGCGTGGCGATGGAAGGGTTGATCAAGGAGGGCGAGGAGATTATTCAGGAAGTAGAGGAAGGGCCGGTGCGCGATGCGGGTCTGATTGTTGCCGCTCAGAAAGTCGAGCATTACGAAATTTCCAGCTACGGGTCGCTGATGGCGCTGGCGAAAAATCTCGGCTACGACAACGTCGTCTCTATCCTGAAGAATACCCTGGATGAAGAGAAGGCCACCGATGAGAAACTCACCATGCTGGCCGAACAGCAGGTTAACCAGCACGCCGCCTAG
- a CDS encoding oxygenase MpaB family protein has translation MEFLRKRIERQVFRLNGLSLNEFDLSQPMGDPGLFGPESVVWPVHGDFTAMLCGGISALMLQMLHPAALAGVWDYSSFRADMLGRLRRTSQFVAVTTFGNRADALTLIDRVKRIHLQVNGVDAYGHPYAASDPTLLTWVHVAEASRFLAAHLRYKNPALSLADQDRYYAEAARVAEALGAEGVPKSRAATAMWIESMRPQLRYDTRAQEVMALLMNAPAPGWQAKLAMGAIMSAGVGLLPDWAQQMTGRPINARQQAAVDRRVNMIAALLRWSVRNGAWPRAMRRMGRDF, from the coding sequence ATGGAATTTTTACGTAAGCGTATTGAAAGGCAGGTTTTTCGTCTTAACGGCCTCTCACTGAATGAGTTCGATCTCTCGCAGCCGATGGGCGATCCGGGGCTATTCGGGCCGGAGAGCGTGGTCTGGCCGGTACATGGCGACTTCACCGCCATGCTTTGCGGCGGCATCAGCGCCCTGATGCTGCAGATGCTGCATCCGGCGGCACTGGCGGGCGTTTGGGATTACTCCTCCTTTCGCGCGGATATGCTCGGCAGGCTGCGGCGCACCAGCCAGTTCGTCGCGGTCACCACGTTCGGCAACCGCGCCGACGCGCTGACGCTGATCGACCGCGTAAAGCGCATTCATCTGCAGGTTAATGGCGTGGATGCCTACGGCCATCCCTACGCCGCCAGCGATCCGACGCTGCTGACCTGGGTGCATGTCGCCGAAGCCAGCCGTTTTCTCGCCGCGCACCTGCGCTATAAAAACCCGGCGCTAAGCCTCGCCGACCAGGATCGCTACTATGCCGAAGCGGCGCGGGTGGCGGAGGCGCTGGGGGCGGAGGGGGTGCCGAAAAGCCGCGCCGCGACCGCTATGTGGATCGAATCGATGCGTCCGCAGCTGCGCTATGACACGCGCGCGCAGGAGGTGATGGCGCTGCTGATGAATGCGCCCGCGCCGGGCTGGCAGGCGAAGCTGGCGATGGGGGCCATTATGTCGGCAGGCGTCGGGCTGCTGCCCGACTGGGCGCAGCAGATGACCGGCCGCCCGATCAATGCGCGTCAGCAGGCGGCGGTCGACAGACGGGTGAATATGATTGCGGCGCTGCTGCGCTGGTCGGTGCGTAACGGCGCCTGGCCGCGCGCCATGCGGCGTATGGGGCGTGATTTTTGA
- a CDS encoding suppressor of fused domain protein yields the protein MTYSQLIAEVTNQQQTLTAIIEQTERAAYFYIWPTEPFRSRFAVRGCWLRNLLPAPFQEDREAIEQGIAPLLSADCCRTLEAEPPLDPAGLQIIWEPTDDGAAVWYQGQLLAVIPGWSLYQNKQVSFSAGCIRENRLTAPLGSASTNHYYAQALAHRQFWRDWHDGHLWQPVQHDLLRAYEAHYGPSLKYYAIDQGQWPPMALSQHYHQGVWYFFTVGMCIRPMPWVDFLYEDLAPQYRRTELAMAIDAEVMTEDNAIQMASALANYAHYPWSSLNWLGEGHTLPSSVAPVGFEGFLLSAELGGEAGQPGLPRREGERVNLLWATPVTAAEQAFALAEEGGGLQLVTLLQQEGASHIFRPRQQVVEQEAQVAPLFANCDRDRLK from the coding sequence ATGACATATTCGCAGTTGATTGCTGAGGTGACTAATCAGCAACAGACGTTAACCGCCATCATCGAACAGACCGAGCGGGCCGCCTATTTCTATATCTGGCCGACCGAACCCTTTCGCTCGCGCTTTGCGGTGCGCGGCTGCTGGCTGCGCAATCTGCTGCCTGCGCCGTTCCAGGAAGATCGCGAGGCGATAGAGCAGGGCATCGCGCCGTTGCTCAGCGCCGACTGCTGCCGCACGCTGGAGGCGGAGCCGCCGCTTGATCCGGCCGGGCTGCAGATTATCTGGGAGCCGACCGACGACGGCGCGGCGGTGTGGTATCAGGGGCAGCTGCTGGCGGTGATCCCCGGCTGGAGCCTCTACCAGAATAAGCAGGTCAGTTTTTCCGCCGGCTGCATTCGCGAAAACCGGCTGACGGCGCCGCTGGGATCGGCCTCGACCAACCACTACTATGCGCAGGCGCTGGCGCATCGTCAGTTCTGGCGCGACTGGCATGACGGCCATCTCTGGCAGCCGGTGCAGCACGATCTGCTGCGCGCCTATGAGGCGCACTACGGCCCCTCGCTGAAGTATTACGCCATCGATCAGGGCCAGTGGCCGCCGATGGCGCTCTCGCAGCACTATCATCAGGGCGTCTGGTACTTCTTCACCGTCGGCATGTGCATTCGTCCGATGCCGTGGGTCGATTTCCTCTATGAAGATCTGGCGCCGCAGTACCGCCGTACCGAACTGGCGATGGCCATCGATGCCGAGGTGATGACCGAAGATAATGCCATTCAGATGGCGAGCGCGCTGGCAAACTATGCCCACTATCCCTGGAGCAGCCTTAACTGGCTGGGCGAAGGGCATACGTTGCCCTCGTCAGTGGCACCGGTCGGCTTTGAGGGCTTTCTGCTCTCCGCCGAGCTGGGCGGCGAGGCGGGGCAGCCCGGCCTGCCGCGCCGCGAAGGTGAGCGGGTTAACCTGCTGTGGGCCACCCCGGTGACCGCGGCGGAACAGGCGTTCGCGCTGGCGGAAGAGGGCGGCGGGCTGCAGCTGGTGACGCTGCTGCAGCAGGAAGGGGCCAGCCATATTTTCCGTCCGCGTCAGCAGGTGGTCGAGCAGGAAGCCCAGGTCGCGCCTCTTTTTGCAAACTGTGATCGCGATCGCCTCAAGTAA
- a CDS encoding methyl-accepting chemotaxis protein produces MLKTTQARFTVTLIAFFLLLLAVTLIVINLFVAPQLKNNEERLVRYEVDALAARIVEQMNRVQAQQRTITEAVSVMDSQAIDALLPALVNQYQDSNVFGGGIWPLPNLREAGREKFSTFFARDASNQLQVNTFWNAPEADNYYEQPWYKAGLAAPKGRCAWANAYQDAASPQPRTNCAMAIYRNGAEWGVATIDVTLGFFNHLAKEMGEAIHGRVLIVEADGKVVGNAALVNGTPKLQNLSDLSLPMAAPLKALLSRAGSQPVQSQYQDDEGDRTLFVQQIAGSPWFLASDVPTSLLTQQTHSMLSRLGVVQIPLAIALLLVLLGFIRSMMTRLNQLNANILALSTGGADLTQRLPASNSPEFNAVAQSFNQFISYLQGLMRQVGDSALAITSASREIASGNLDLSSRTEEQSSSIVETAASMEQLTGTVRQNADNATHANQLADNASQVAARGTEVVRQVVATMGEIDTSSRKVVDIISVIDSIAFQTNILALNAAVEAARAGEQGRGFAVVASEVRNLAQRSANSAREIKKLIETSVANIDAGSQLVGEAGRTMDELMQGVSSVTTLMGEIMSASREQSMGIEQVNVAINQLDSTTQQNAALVEQVSAAAQAMEEQSVQLEEVVKAFKL; encoded by the coding sequence ATGTTAAAAACCACGCAGGCCCGCTTTACGGTGACCCTCATCGCATTTTTTCTGCTGCTGTTAGCGGTTACCCTTATCGTGATTAATCTTTTCGTCGCCCCCCAGCTGAAAAATAATGAAGAACGTCTGGTGCGCTATGAGGTAGACGCGCTGGCGGCGCGCATTGTCGAACAGATGAACCGCGTGCAGGCTCAGCAGCGCACCATTACCGAAGCGGTGAGCGTGATGGATAGCCAGGCGATCGACGCTCTGCTGCCGGCGCTGGTAAACCAGTATCAGGACAGCAACGTGTTCGGCGGCGGCATCTGGCCGTTGCCCAATCTGCGCGAGGCGGGCCGGGAAAAGTTCAGCACCTTTTTCGCCCGCGACGCCAGCAATCAGCTGCAGGTCAACACCTTCTGGAACGCGCCGGAAGCGGATAACTATTATGAGCAGCCGTGGTATAAAGCGGGCCTCGCGGCGCCGAAAGGCCGCTGCGCCTGGGCCAATGCCTACCAGGACGCCGCCAGCCCGCAGCCGCGCACCAACTGCGCCATGGCGATCTACCGCAACGGCGCCGAGTGGGGCGTCGCTACCATTGATGTCACGCTCGGCTTTTTTAACCACCTGGCAAAAGAGATGGGCGAGGCGATTCACGGCCGCGTGCTGATCGTCGAGGCGGATGGCAAGGTGGTCGGCAACGCGGCGCTGGTCAACGGCACGCCGAAGCTGCAAAACCTGAGCGATCTCAGCCTGCCGATGGCCGCGCCGCTGAAGGCGCTGCTGTCACGTGCCGGCAGCCAGCCGGTGCAGAGCCAGTATCAGGATGATGAGGGCGATCGTACGCTGTTCGTACAGCAGATCGCCGGCAGTCCGTGGTTCCTGGCAAGTGATGTGCCGACCAGCCTGCTGACCCAGCAGACGCACTCAATGCTTTCACGCCTGGGCGTGGTGCAGATCCCGTTAGCCATCGCGCTGCTGCTGGTGCTGCTTGGCTTTATCCGCAGCATGATGACGCGCCTGAATCAACTTAACGCCAATATTCTGGCGCTCTCGACCGGCGGCGCCGATCTGACGCAGCGTCTGCCCGCCAGCAACAGCCCGGAATTTAACGCCGTGGCGCAGAGCTTCAACCAGTTTATCTCCTACCTGCAGGGGCTGATGCGTCAGGTCGGCGATAGCGCGCTGGCGATCACGTCCGCCTCGCGCGAAATCGCCAGCGGCAACCTCGATCTCTCTTCCCGCACCGAGGAGCAGTCCAGCTCAATTGTGGAAACGGCGGCGTCGATGGAGCAGCTTACCGGCACAGTGCGCCAGAATGCCGACAACGCCACCCATGCCAATCAGCTGGCGGATAACGCCTCGCAGGTGGCGGCGCGCGGCACCGAAGTGGTGCGTCAGGTGGTAGCGACCATGGGCGAAATTGACACCTCCTCCCGCAAGGTGGTGGATATTATCAGCGTTATCGACAGCATCGCTTTCCAGACCAATATCCTGGCGCTGAACGCGGCGGTGGAGGCGGCGCGCGCCGGCGAACAGGGTCGCGGTTTCGCCGTGGTTGCCAGCGAAGTGCGCAACCTGGCGCAGCGTTCCGCCAATTCGGCGCGCGAAATTAAAAAGCTGATCGAGACCTCGGTAGCCAACATCGACGCCGGCAGCCAGCTGGTGGGCGAGGCGGGCCGTACTATGGATGAGCTGATGCAGGGAGTATCGAGCGTGACCACGCTGATGGGCGAAATCATGTCCGCCAGCCGCGAGCAGAGCATGGGCATCGAACAGGTGAATGTCGCCATTAACCAGCTCGACAGCACTACGCAGCAGAACGCCGCGCTGGTGGAGCAGGTTTCCGCCGCCGCGCAGGCGATGGAAGAGCAGAGCGTACAGCTGGAAGAGGTGGTGAAGGCGTTTAAACTCTAG
- the idi gene encoding isopentenyl-diphosphate Delta-isomerase yields MSAIDVILVDRFDRPTGKMEKLEVHQKGLLHRAVTVYVFNSRHELLLQRRASDKYHCGGLWSNTCCGHPFPDEASQAAAERRLEEEMGLRLTLTPMFELSYNLPLSNGLIEHEYGHVFFALSDQTPRLNPQEADDSRWLSLTAIQQEIARDPTRFTPWFLHTFARIPERLAHFIQRDAAPKSSASTS; encoded by the coding sequence ATGTCCGCTATTGACGTTATCCTTGTCGATCGTTTCGATCGCCCTACCGGTAAGATGGAAAAGCTGGAAGTTCATCAAAAAGGATTGCTGCATCGCGCGGTGACAGTCTACGTGTTCAACAGCCGTCATGAGCTGCTGCTGCAGCGGCGTGCCAGCGACAAATATCACTGCGGCGGGCTGTGGAGCAATACCTGCTGCGGTCACCCCTTTCCCGACGAAGCATCACAGGCGGCGGCGGAGCGGCGGCTGGAAGAGGAGATGGGCCTGCGGCTGACGCTGACGCCGATGTTTGAGCTGAGCTACAACCTGCCCCTGAGCAACGGGCTGATCGAGCATGAGTACGGACATGTCTTTTTCGCCCTCAGCGACCAGACGCCGCGCCTTAACCCGCAAGAGGCGGACGATAGCCGCTGGCTGTCGCTGACGGCGATCCAGCAGGAGATCGCGCGTGACCCGACGCGCTTTACCCCCTGGTTTTTGCATACCTTCGCGCGCATTCCCGAGCGGCTGGCGCACTTTATTCAGCGCGATGCCGCGCCGAAATCCTCCGCATCCACGTCGTAG